Sequence from the Pseudomonas sp. 7SR1 genome:
TGCGGTCCCGGACATCGCGAAACTCCAGCAACGGCAATGTGGATAACCGGTGCGGGCAGCCGGGTACCAACCCCGGATAACCCAGCTGTGCGAGGTGTTCCACCACATCTTCACCGGCCAGGCCATGACCGAAGAGCTCCCGCGCCTTACGGTTACCGAGCAAGACCTTGCCATGGGGGTCGCTGATCATGGTCGCCACCGGCAGGTATTCCAGGCCATCGGCTATGAACCGCCGGGTATCCCGCGTGCGACTCATGGCCTGCTCAAGGGCCATGACCTGGCCTTGCAAGCGATCGCTGCCGGTGTAGGGCGCGCGACGACGCTCCGGGAACACCTTCGGTTCCGCGTCCAGGCGGGCCAGCTCCCAACCGAAATACGCCAGCACGACGCTCAGCCGTCGCCAGTTCCAGATCAGGTAGCCAAACAACATGCCCAGCACACTGGCCAGGGGAGACCACCACCAGCCCTGCGCGCCCAGCACGGCGCTGAGGGTCAGTGCCAGGCCCATTCCACCCACTGTCGTCCATAACGCCAGACGCGGACGCAGGAGCAGCAACCCCAGCACACAGGCCACCAGACACACCGACAACAGTGCAGCAGGCCCGTTGCGTGTCGGTTGGGCGCTGAACGACAACAGAGCCGTCAGGGGCAGCAACAACAGACTTATCCACAACCATTCGCGCACCAACTGTCGAAACAGGCGTTGGGCTTGGGTCGGTTCACGGCTTTCACGGCGGCGCTGATGACTCATAAGGTCCTTGTACGAGCAAAAGGGCAGAAGGGATTGTTCATTTGATAGGCGACGAACCCACGAGCTGGGCAGCTCGAGACTATAGCGGACTCGATAGGCGGCGTGCTGCTGCCTTTCCCTTCACGGCTTGAGCCGGTATTGTCGCAGCCTGCGACAGCAAGCCTCGCCGCTAGCCAGCCAAGGCTGGACCGTTTGGGTGGCCTGCTGATGATGTTCGTTACTTTCGAGATCAAGGAATCGCGTCCCATGCGTGTCGCCATACTGGATGACGAACCGGCCGAGCTGCGCCGGGTGGAGCAGACATTGCAACAGATCCCCGGCCGGGGTGAGCAAGCCTGGACCCTGCACAGTTTCGAGCGCGGCGAAGACCTGCTGCGGCAACTGCGTCGGGAAACCTTCGACCTGTTGATACTCGACTGGCAGTTGCCCGGTATCAGTGGCCTGTCGCTGCTGCGCTGGACACGCGAACACATGGACTCGCCTCCGGCCGCCATCATGCTCACCAGCCGCGACGGCGAGCAGGATATCGTCCAGGCCCTCAATGCCGGCGCCGACGATTACGTGAGCAAACCCTTCCGACCCAACGAGCTCAAGGCCAGGGTCAGCGCCGTGCTACGCCGGCACAACCTGCAACGTGCTCCGGCCAGCGATGTACGAGTCTTCAATGACCTGGCGTTCGACGATGCCGAACTGACGGTCACCCGCGCCGGCGTGCCCATCAACCTGACCGAGCGGGAATACCGACTGGCCCGCTGCCTGTTCGCCAATCTGGGGCGTCCATTGTCCCGGGAATATTTCTACGAACGTTTCTGGACCCACGAGGAAATGACCTCGTCCCGCCCCCTCGACACCCACATCTATCGCCTGCGCAACAAGCTTGGCCTGACGGCTGATCGAGGTTGGCAGTTATTGACTATCTATGGGTATGGGTATCGCCTGGAAAGCGTATCGGCGGACAGCGAAACGTCGGTAGCGAGTTGAGCCAGGCAAGCTCCGCGTCCCGAAAGCGAACGCGGAGCTTGTGTTGAAGCGTCCCACGCGTGGCGTGGGAAGCATGACTAGTTGGCCATCTGCAGTGCTTTGCCAGCCTTCCCGACCCGACGACGCTGCACCAGCAACCCGGACGCGACCACCAGCAGGCTGAGCAGCCCCGTGGCGAGGATCTCCACCCGGTGGGCTTCCTGGAACAGCATGATCGTCAGGGCACCGATGATGAA
This genomic interval carries:
- a CDS encoding response regulator transcription factor — its product is MRVAILDDEPAELRRVEQTLQQIPGRGEQAWTLHSFERGEDLLRQLRRETFDLLILDWQLPGISGLSLLRWTREHMDSPPAAIMLTSRDGEQDIVQALNAGADDYVSKPFRPNELKARVSAVLRRHNLQRAPASDVRVFNDLAFDDAELTVTRAGVPINLTEREYRLARCLFANLGRPLSREYFYERFWTHEEMTSSRPLDTHIYRLRNKLGLTADRGWQLLTIYGYGYRLESVSADSETSVAS